One window of the Procambarus clarkii isolate CNS0578487 chromosome 27, FALCON_Pclarkii_2.0, whole genome shotgun sequence genome contains the following:
- the LOC123762839 gene encoding la-related protein 6, translated as MLNLLSRIVIRGEHEDRPASRDKTLILSGSDNSSVIDDTDEELLSPPALVINITQMESADNDLSDQISTARTSVEQSALIDEKLTGKNSPVVLPSRDVCRRILELVEYYLSDHNLVKDMFLLKHVTKHHEGYVSLKLLASYKKVKRLTKDWRVVAHSLKHSKTLEMNEDETKVRRQQMLPHELEEDTRPFRTLLATNISKEEANMNYLAEFFAKFGEMTSLQLHKPSGRALEEVRQANREHPGIISTFYAIVEYEKVHYARHAIKYILNNPECNMNVVELPRKKRQNSSNPNTKPNAEGESAYYSTSDMSEPTSPASHLKALYKSKSPYSSMTSSPIISPISIRRHYKSQLSSPESSPPSSCSPRRGPSTPCSSPERSSHFVTRCEVPGSSPLPRRQLAPRSITSTPCSPNAWRRMNLANKNSTKVIESGPPLPLSPWLRRRVVAYPGNVGSRSAVSSPSASPGLQRRHDTSILVHDSITRLPRGPDGTRGFLPRQIIVNAQT; from the coding sequence ATGTTAAACCTCTTGTCGAGAATCGTGATAAGAGGTGAGCATGAAGATCGTCCAGCATCAAGAGACAAGACTCTAATCTTGAGTGGTTCTGACAATTCATCGGTGATAGACGACACGGACGAGGAACTGCTCAGTCCCCCTGCGCTAGTCATCAACATAACACAGATGGAGTCAGCAGACAATGATCTCAGTGATCAGATAAGCACGGCTCGAACCTCCGTCGAGCAGTCAGCTTTAATAGACGAGAAGTTGACTGGCAAGAACTCCCCCGTTGTCCTACCTAGCCGGGATGTCTGTCGTCGCATCTTAGAGTTAGTCGAATATTACCTGAGCGACCACAATCTGGTGAAGGACATGTTCCTCTTGAAGCATGTTACCAAGCACCACGAGGGTTACGTGTCCCTCAAGCTGCTTGCTAGTTACAAGAAGGTTAAGCGGCTCACCAAAGATTGGAGGGTTGTTGCACATTCTTTGAAACACTCAAAGACATTAGAAATGAACGAAGATGAAACGAAAGTACGACGCCAACAGATGTTGCCTCATGAGCTTGAAGAGGACACGCGGCCCTTCAGGACGCTGCTGGCCACAAATATATCGAAGGAGGAAGCAAATATGAATTATTTGGCAGAGTTTTTCGCAAAGTTCGGTGAAATGACCTCTTTGCAGCTTCACAAACCCAGCGGCCGGGCCTTAGAAGAGGTGCGACAAGCAAATCGTGAACATCCAGGCATCATCAGCACATTTTACGCCATTGTAGAATACGAAAAGGTCCATTACGCTCGACATGCAATCAAGTATATACTTAATAACCCTGAATGTAACATGAACGTAGTTGAGTTACCCCGCAAGAAGCGTCAGAATAGCTCTAATCCGAACACCAAACCCAACGCTGAGGGAGAGAGCGCTTATTATAGCACATCAGATATGTCAGAGCCAACGTCACCTGCCTCTCATTTGAAAGCTCTATACAAATCAAAGTCCCCATATTCTTCTATGACCTCTTCTCCCATAATATCGCCTATTTCAATACGCCGCCATTACAAATCACAACTGTCTTCGCCAGAGTCATCTCCTCCGTCATCCTGCAGCCCCCGTCGCGGTCCCTCAACACCATGTTCGTCTCCTGAAAGAAGCTCACACTTTGTCACTCGATGCGAGGTGCCTGGGTCTTCTCCCCTGCCTCGTCGCCAGTTGGCACCCAGGAGCATCACTTCGACGCCATGTTCCCCTAACGCTTGGCGTCGTATGAACCTTGCTAACAAAAATAGTACTAAGGTTATCGAATCCGGGCCACCGTTACCCCTTAGTCCATGGCTGCGCCGTCGCGTTGTCGCATATCCAGGAAATGTTGGGTCTAGATCAGCTGTGTCGTCTCCCTCAGCCTCCCCTGGTCTCCAGCGGCGCCACGACACCTCCATCCTGGTACACGACAGCATCACGCGGCTTCCGAGGGGTCCTGACGGCACTCGGGGCTTCCTTCCTCGTCAAATTATCGTGAACGCACAGACCTGA